The Verrucomicrobiia bacterium genome includes the window GTGGTATCGCTCAGGACGATTTGGATGAGGTTTGTTGTCGAGGCTTGAGCGCTGGTGGGGGTCCAAACCAGTCGCGAAACTCCCTTTTTGGTGGTAATTTTTGCGCCGGCGGGTGCTCCTGAACCAAGACTGTAGGAAAACTTGTCTCCGTTGGTAAAAGGCGGATTGATTGGGAATACGAAAGAGGTGTAGGGCGCTATGACAGCATTTGTAACGGGCGGGGGCGGCGCGGGAGGCGCGATGACAGTGACATTGAACGAGCGGATGGTCGTATTGCTGACGGTTGCCCCGTCATCAACCATGACTGTCATGAGCACCGAGCCATAGGAGTTTGCAGCGGGGGTAAAGGAGATTGTGCCGTTTGTGTTGGGGCTCGTGTAATTGACGGTGGGATTTGGAACCAGTCCGGGGTTGCTGGAGAAGGCGCTCACGGAAAGGGTTTGGACCTCATTGCTCGAGCCGGAAGTAATCCCGGTGAGGTTGACGATTTGCATTGGAGCATTCTCAGGAATGCTCATATCAGCAATTGGGTCCAGAGTTGGTGGCAGATTGGAAGCCCCATTAGGAACCGTGTAGGAGGCCTCAACCGAATAATCGCTTTCCAGCCCAGTGGCCGTGAAGGTCGTTGCCGCAAAATAATAAGTGGCCCCAGGGGCCAGGTTGGAGAGGGTAAGCGAGGTCGCCAAGCCCGCGGGCGTCAGATTCGTGTAAACACGCGAAGCAGTGCCTGAATAGACATTATACCCGACTACTGTTGCATCGGTTGTCGCATCCCAGGCCAGGGTCACATTGCTGGCGATGCAAAGAGAAGGTGCAAAGAATGCGAGGCCGGCAATAAAACACGTACGCTGGACCGCCTTGCTCATCCGGCCCAAAACTCCTGCAAATCTCATAGTGCCCTCTTTGCAATGCATAACCATTGCCAACCCGACAGGAAGGCTCCGGCATGTTCATTAGGTTAGCTACCAAACCGGTTGGATGTCCTTTTTACGCGAGGAAAACCGGCAAAAAAGCAGGGGAATTAAACTCATGAGAGAGTTCGATGAGCTTCCCTATTATTGTCAGAGATGATCATCCGAGGGCAAGTGGTGTCCCGTCCTGAAATGGTTTAGGACATATTGTCCCGAACGGAGACCCGGTCACCGAGGGCCGACGATTCTCCAGGCAGTCCCCACGTTGCCCGGACTGAGCAGACCACTTCGGAGCCGATTGGTCCCCGTCATCTGCCAGTAACCCAGCAGCCCGCTATCCTGCTGCCATAGAATGGCAACTTGGCCATCGCCATTGAGGTCCACCGTTCCCCTCATTTTCCAACTGGGGTCCACCTTTGGGGGATTCAACCACGCTGTTTGAGTCCGGTTTGTGCCGTTCATAAACCAAACATTCAGCGAGCCGTCATTCTTTTCCCAGAGAATGTCCATTTGACCGTCGGCGTTTAAATCTGCTATGCCCGTCAAACGCCAACTCGGATCGACCTGCGACGGATTCAGGTAGGCCGTTTGAACGCAGTTTGTGCCGTTCATGAACCAAACCCCGACCCAGCCATTTGTATGCTCGAGCAGCAAATCCTTTTGTCCATCCCCGTTCAAATCCCCCGTTGCCATCACATTCCAGCCTGGCTGCAATTGAGGAGACAAATAGACCCCGCGCGTATTGGTCGGACCATTCATGAACCAGGCCGCCAACTGGCCACTGGTATTTTGCAGAATGATGTCTTCGTTGCCGGTGCCGCCGAAATGGCCACTGCCAACGATCTTCCATTGGGTACCGATATTTGCGGGTTGCAGCAGGCTGGCGCTGAGGCGTGTGCTGCTTTTCATTGTCCATTGCCCTAATGTCCCGCTGCTCTGTTGCCACCACAACGTCCAGGTCGCCGGAGCACTATTTGTAGAGGTTTGGTTGACGGTGACGCCAAACGAGGTGGTGGCTGTGTTGTTGGCCGGTTGGCCGTCATTGACAGTGACGGTAATGGTGGCTGACCCAAAAGCGTTGGCGGCGGGAGTGAAGGTCAGCGTGCCTGTCGGGTTAGGACTGGTAAAATTGACGGCAGGGGCGGGTATGAGGCCGGGGTTACTGGAAACCGCCGTCACAACAAGCGACTGATTTGAATTGGTGTCACCTGAAGAGATGCCAGAGAGGTTGACTATTTGAAGGCTGGCATTTTCATTGAGAACGAGGTTCGCCAACGGATCGATGGTGGGTGGATTATTGATCGAGTTAATGGTCACCGTGAACGTGCGGATAACTGTGTTACTAACTGACCCGCCGTTATCGACCATGACCGTGATCACGACCGAGCCATAGGAGTTGGAGGCTGGGGTGAAGGTGAGCGTGCCGGTCGTGTTAGGACTGGTGTAATTGACGGCGGGATTTGGGACCAGACCCGGATTGCTCGAGAAGGCGCTCACGGTGAGGGTTTGGGTCTGATTGGTCGAGCCAGAGGTAATGCCCGTCAGGTTGATTATTTGTGACGGGCCGTTCTCGTTGAGGGAGACGTTATTGAGCGGGTCCAAGGTCGGCGGCTGGTTGGTTGCTCCGCCCGGCACGGTGTAAGAGGCCTCGACGGAATAATCGCTTTCCAAGCCGGTGGCGGTGAATGTCGTCGCCGCAAAATAATAAGTTGCGCCAGGGGCGAGATTGGAAAGAGTCAAAGAAGTGGCCAACCCAGCGGGAGTAACATTGGTGTACGCTCTTGATGTAACACCGGAATAGACGTTGTAGCCTACGACGGTCGGGTCGGTTGTGGGGTCCCACGCCAGTGACACACTGTTTCCGTATGCAGTCGATGCCGCCAAAGCCGCCCCCGCCAGCACCAGGGTGAAAACAAGATAAACCCTGGCTCTGGCTGAGCCCAAAACTGCCGAAAATCGCATATTAAACCGCGCTAATGCATAAGTGCTGCCAACAATTCTGAGCCCTCCAGGAACTCCTCGCTGTCCGGCGGAAGAGCAGAGAAATGCCCGATCCGACATGTCGAAGATGCTGGTGAGTAGATGGTTATAACCGATTTCGAGAACCTCCGTCTTGGGCAAGCCAAACAGGCTCGTTTGGCCTCTAATCCAACCATTGTTAGGACCCCTTCCGATATAGGACAACCTGTCTCGCAAACATTCAGAGAGGACGGTCTGCCGCCGACTCCCCAGACAAAGGTTTAATCAAGAAATAGAATCAGCTCCTTTTCCAACTCAGTCCCCAGAAGCCCGAGTTCAAAGCGGTCCCGAATTGGGACAAAGAGTGTCTCGTTTCACCACAAAACTGCTGAGTAAAACGAGCATAGATCGCTCAGGAATGGCGGCTTGTTGCTTCGACTTTGTCATTACCCCCGCGGAAACTCCCAGAGAAAACGCTCGTTTGTGCGTTCGGCCAGAGGCCAAGGCACAGTTTGTGCTTTCTTAAAGGTATGGCAATCGTAATTGTTTCCTGGCTTTGTCTCTCCGTTGTTATCCTTCTTGCCATTTTGGGAGCAGCCGCGCGTCCGCGGCCCGTTCATGATGAATCCTTCATCACTCAGCCAAAGGTTGGAACCCAACGCGGGGGCTCAGTCGCAGGTCGGCCTTCTCGGCCAATGGCAGTGCAAACGGCCTGACTTGAGATCTATTTAAGGCTTCTTCCAGCTCGCGGCGAGGGTTCCCTGGACCTCGTTTAGCGCGGCTTTTTTAGGACGCACCTTGGAACGGTTAGCAGTAATTATCCCCAGTGCATGGGGTAAACGTCGCCCAAGTGTCACCGCTTTGCCATCCAAGCGTAACCCGCAGAAGTTAAACTTTTGCATGGTCGCGAGAAATGTTCTAATACTGACTGCTGGTTTTGGCGACGGCCACGACGCCGCCGCATCGAGCTTGCGCGATGCCTTGGAGCAGGTCTGTCCGGAGGCAGAAGTGACCGTCGCTGATGTTTATGAGCGCAGCTATAAACGCCTCAATCATCTGGCGCGCAAGGCCTATCTGGGCGCCGTGCGTTACGCCCCGGCTTTGTGGGCCGGAATTTTCAAGCTGGTGGACCGCACTCCCTGGCTGACGGACAGCCACCACGGAATGGGCCGCGTGCTCGCCTCCCTGGCTGAGCTGCTTCAAGCCACTCAACCCGATTGCGTGGTCTGCACCTACCCGACCTATCCCGGTTTGATTAATACTTTGTTTCGCGACCATTGCGAAAAGCCTTTCCGTCTCGTGACCGTTATCACTGACGCACGTTCCATCAATTCGGTTTGGTACCGTTCGCCCAGTGACCGTTATGTTGTCTGTGATACAGAAACCGCCAAGGTCCTCGCCCGCGCCGGCGTCCCGGAGGAAAGAATGCAGCCGCTGGGCTTTCCGGTTAGCCCCCGTTTTGCCGGACCCGTAGCCGACCCGCCGCCGGCCCCGCGGGCGGGTTTGGGTTATCGAGTGCTGTACGTGATTAACACGGGCAAAAAGAAACTCGGCAAGAGCATCGATCGATTGCTCGAGCTGCCCAATATCGATTTGACCATCACGGTAGGCCGGCACGCCGAGCTGAAGGAAAAGCTCGCCAAACGCGCCCGGCGCTACGGCGCGCGGCTCCACTTGCTGGGCTGGACCAACCAGATGCCGGAGCTGATGATGCGCAGCCATCTAATTGTCGGCAAAGCCGGCGGCGCGGCCGTTCAGGAAGCCCTGGCCGCGCGCTGCCCGCTGATTATCAACCAGGTGATTCCAGGACAGGAAGAGGGCAACGCCCGGTTAGTCGAGCAACTCGGTGTCGGAATCGTTGCCGATAAGAACAAGGAAGTCGCCCGCGCCGTCGAGCGCGCCTTTGCCGATAATGGCGCTTTATGGCGTGAATGGCGCGCGCGGTTGGAACAACATGGCCGCCCCGACGCTTCGCTGCGCATTGCCCGGCTGGTGCTCGATGAATGCGAGCTGGCCAACCATTGCAGCGGGCGGCCCGAGGCCTATACCGCTGCGCCCAACGGCACGAAGCAAAGCGCGCCCCTCCTTCAGCCGTGCAGGACGGACCCCTCGAACCACCGCGCCTTGCTATGCGATTTCCA containing:
- a CDS encoding FG-GAP-like repeat-containing protein, which translates into the protein MRFSAVLGSARARVYLVFTLVLAGAALAASTAYGNSVSLAWDPTTDPTVVGYNVYSGVTSRAYTNVTPAGLATSLTLSNLAPGATYYFAATTFTATGLESDYSVEASYTVPGGATNQPPTLDPLNNVSLNENGPSQIINLTGITSGSTNQTQTLTVSAFSSNPGLVPNPAVNYTSPNTTGTLTFTPASNSYGSVVITVMVDNGGSVSNTVIRTFTVTINSINNPPTIDPLANLVLNENASLQIVNLSGISSGDTNSNQSLVVTAVSSNPGLIPAPAVNFTSPNPTGTLTFTPAANAFGSATITVTVNDGQPANNTATTSFGVTVNQTSTNSAPATWTLWWQQSSGTLGQWTMKSSTRLSASLLQPANIGTQWKIVGSGHFGGTGNEDIILQNTSGQLAAWFMNGPTNTRGVYLSPQLQPGWNVMATGDLNGDGQKDLLLEHTNGWVGVWFMNGTNCVQTAYLNPSQVDPSWRLTGIADLNADGQMDILWEKNDGSLNVWFMNGTNRTQTAWLNPPKVDPSWKMRGTVDLNGDGQVAILWQQDSGLLGYWQMTGTNRLRSGLLSPGNVGTAWRIVGPR
- a CDS encoding PHP domain-containing protein; translation: MVARNVLILTAGFGDGHDAAASSLRDALEQVCPEAEVTVADVYERSYKRLNHLARKAYLGAVRYAPALWAGIFKLVDRTPWLTDSHHGMGRVLASLAELLQATQPDCVVCTYPTYPGLINTLFRDHCEKPFRLVTVITDARSINSVWYRSPSDRYVVCDTETAKVLARAGVPEERMQPLGFPVSPRFAGPVADPPPAPRAGLGYRVLYVINTGKKKLGKSIDRLLELPNIDLTITVGRHAELKEKLAKRARRYGARLHLLGWTNQMPELMMRSHLIVGKAGGAAVQEALAARCPLIINQVIPGQEEGNARLVEQLGVGIVADKNKEVARAVERAFADNGALWREWRARLEQHGRPDASLRIARLVLDECELANHCSGRPEAYTAAPNGTKQSAPLLQPCRTDPSNHRALLCDFHIHTNYSDGKLTVPEVVDFYGSRGFDCICITDHWTDPRRLIGKLSRLTPFTLSYDQIEEYFEVIAREAKRAWRRYWMLVLTGLEFNKDGPTKRSSAHLLGIDLKTPISPRLDLPETVEAIHAQGGLAVASHPHVMKSEWTKDTLYLWENQDRFAPLIDAWEIANRNNLFTPVSLKRLPFLANSDFHKPKHIYSWKTLLHCEKEAEAIKRCIRLNERISITLYRDEPVGPSVPALAHAPRAKKIPAQKEVIRLEALSTIPAPTPELALKAEGH